The following proteins are co-located in the Manihot esculenta cultivar AM560-2 chromosome 9, M.esculenta_v8, whole genome shotgun sequence genome:
- the LOC110621913 gene encoding putative pentatricopeptide repeat-containing protein At3g13770, mitochondrial: MPLLRPTLNSLCTKGHLQEALLQMAVKGPEMLFDGYNMLLNDCVNRKAIREGQRVHAHMIKTCYLPPLYLRNRLVILYTKCDYLTDARYVFDEMPERNVVSWTAMISGYSQRGLGFEALHLFVRMLRSGTEPNEFTFATVLTSCTGASGFELGRQIHSLIIKHNYESHIFVGSSLLDMYAKAGKIIEARGVFESLPERDVVSCTAIVSGYAQLGLDEEALELFRRLQKEGISANYVTYASVLTALSGLAALDHGKQVHNHVLRCELPFYVVIQNSLIDMYSKCGNLNYSRRIFDRMPERTVISWNAMLVGYSKHGRGREVVELFRLMREEKRVKPDCVTFLAVLSGCSHGRLEDTGLEIFDEMVKGNNGIQAEIEHYGCVVDLLGRAGRVEEAFEFIKRMPFKPTAAIWGSLLGACRVHSNIDIGAFVGQRLVEIEPENAGNYVILSNLYASAGRWEDVREVRELMMDKAVIKEPGRSWIELDQTLHTFHASDRSHPRREEVFWKVKELSIKFKEAGYVPDLSCVLYDVDEEQKEKILLAHSEKLALAFGLIVAPEKVPIRVIKNLRICVDCHNFAKLISKFYGRDVSLRDKSRFHHIVGGICSCGDYW; the protein is encoded by the exons ATGCCATTATTGAGACCAACTTTAAACTCTCTATGCACCAAAGGCCACCTGCAAGAGGCCTTACTACAAATGGCTGTTAAAGGTCCTGAAATGTTATTTGATGGTTACAACATGCTGTTGAACGATTGTGTGAACAGAAAGGCCATTAGAGAAGGTCAAAGGGTCCATGCCCACATGATAAAAACATGTTACCTCCCACCTCTTTACCTCAGAAACAGATTGGTTATTCTTTATACAAAGTGTGATTATTTGACCGATGCAAGATATGTATTTGATGAAATGCCTGAAAGGAACGTGGTCTCTTGGACTGCAATGATTTCAGGTTATTCTCAAAGAGGACTTGGCTTTGAAGCGTTGCATCTTTTTGTGCGGATGTTGAGATCAG GTACAGAACCAAATGAGTTCACTTTTGCTACAGTATTAACTTCTTGTACAGGTGCTTCTGGGTTTGAGCTGGGAAGGCAAATTCACTCTCTCATAATCAAGCACAATTATGAATCCCATATATTTGTTGGGAGCTCACTTCTCGACATGTATGCAAAAGCTGGCAAGATCATTGAAGCTCGAGGGGTTTTTGAGAGCTTGCCAGAAAGGGATGTTGTTTCTTGTACTGCAATAGTTTCAGGCTATGCCCAACTAGGTCTTGATGAAGAGGCTTTAGAACTATTCCGGAGGTTGCAAAAAGAAGGAATAAGCGCAAATTATGTTACTTACGCTAGTGTGTTGACTGCATTGTCTGGACTTGCTGCCCTGGACCATGGCAAACAAGTCCACAACCATGTTCTTAGATGTGAATTACCCTTTTATGTGGTTATTCAGAATTCTCTGATTGATATGTACTCAAAATGTGGAAACCTTAATTACTCGAGAAGGATCTTTGATAGGATGCCTGAACGAACTgttatctcatggaatgcaatgCTTGTGGGGTATAGTAAACACGGAAGGGGCAGAGAGGTGGTTGAGCTCTTCAGATTGATGAGAGAAGAAAAAAGAGTTAAACCTGACTGTGTAACTTTTTTGGCTGTTCTGTCTGGCTGTAGCCATGGAAGATTGGAAGATACAGGACTGGAAATATTTGATGAAATGGTGAAAGGGAATAATGGGATTCAGGCAGAGATAGAGCATTATGGGTGTGTTGTTGACTTGCTTGGGCGTGCTGGCCGAGTGGAAGAGGCTTTTGAATTTATCAAAAGGATGCCTTTTAAACCAACAGCTGCCATTTGGGGTTCACTTTTAGGTGCTTGTAGAGTTCACTCAAATATAGATATTGGTGCATTTGTAGGTCAACGACTTGTAGAAATAGAGCCTGAAAATGCGGGAAATTATGTTATTCTTTCTAATTTATATGCTTCTGCAGGGAGATGGGAAGATGTGAGAGAAGTAAGGGAATTAATGATGGACAAGGCTGTAATAAAGGAGCCAGGAAGAAGCTGGATTGAACTCGACCAAACCTTGCACACTTTTCACGCAAGTGATCGCTCCCATCCAAGGAGGGAAGAGGTATTTTGGAAGGTGAAGGAATTATCAATCAAGTTCAAGGAAGCTGGCTATGTCCCTGATTTGAGTTGTGTTTTATATGATGTGGATGAGGAGCAAAAGGAGAAAATACTTCTAGCTCACAGTGAAAAACTAGCTTTGGCTTTTGGACTCATTGTTGCTCCTGAAAAAGTCCCAATACGTGTGATAAAAAACCTCCGGATCTGTGTGGATTGTCACAATTTTGCTAAGCTTATTTCCAAGTTTTATGGAAGAGATGTGTCTCTAAGGGATAAAAGTCGGTTCCATCATATTGTTGGAGGAATCTGTTCTTGTGGTGACTATTGGTAA
- the LOC110621915 gene encoding uncharacterized protein LOC110621915, with product MPSPQPFTTASSMLRQRLASSLRIRGGAAAGPSRWTSPGHEERPKGYLFNRTPLPPGQSRKWEDWELPCYITSFLTIVILGVGLNAKPDLSIETWAHQKALERLEMEKLGASGSGESE from the coding sequence ATGCCCTCCCCACAACCCTTCACGACGGCATCTTCCATGCTCCGACAGCGCTTAGCGTCCTCCCTCCGTATACGTGGAGGCGCCGCAGCAGGTCCCAGCCGATGGACATCTCCAGGCCACGAGGAAAGGCCCAAGGGTTATCTATTCAACCGGACCCCACTTCCACCAGGGCAGTCCCGCAAGTGGGAGGACTGGGAGCTTCCTTGCTACATCACCAGCTTCCTAACCATTGTGATTCTTGGTGTTGGGTTGAACGCCAAGCCCGATCTGTCCATCGAGACCTGGGCGCACCAGAAGGCCCTCGAACGCCTCGAGATGGAGAAACTCGGTGCCTCTGGTTCTGGGGAATCTGAGTAG
- the LOC110622715 gene encoding transcription factor bHLH48 isoform X2, which yields MEIPTGPGVRSSPMVPQPDETGLDSVQFGEDIQHLISVPPENASSFTALLELPPNQAVELLHSPDSTLRARTVIDTHHHKPYLQPHFNGASLSFPTNSGLIERAARFSVFAGENLNNTSNNSAETSSVPSNSSANLEKVVKSEPAEAESYLNPSQPLVSDPTTVENEAQNQRPVKRKEREKKGKGSTKKSKSSGNDNSEDAEKLPYVHVRARRGQATDSHSLAERARREKINARMKLLQELVPGCNKISGTALVLDEIINHVQSLQRQVEGGSLIDSNFPSMVMPLMWPEVQVNGNRQNYQQQWQFDTVNQPVWGREEDGYNFITPENSLLSYDSSANSATLHSNPLKMEL from the exons ATGGAGATACCCACCGGACCTGGAGTTAGATCCAGTCCCATGGTACCTCAACCTGACGAGACTGGTCTCGATTCTGTCCAATTCGGTGAAGATATCCAGCACTTAATCTCTGTGCCGCCGGAAAATGCCAGTTCCTTCACTGCCCTTCTCGAGTTGCCGCCTAATCAGGCTGTGGAGCTTCTACACTCGCCTGATTCGACTCTCAGGGCCCGAACCGTTATCGATACCCATCATCATAAACCGTATTTACAGCCGCACTTCAATGGTGCGAGTTTGTCGTTTCCTACTAACAGTGGTTTGATAGAGCGAGCTGCGAGATTCTCGGTGTTCGCCGGTGAGAATTTGAACAACACTAGTAATAATTCGGCGGAGACGAGCTCAGTGCCATCGAATTCCAGTGCGAATCTCGAGAAAGTCGTGAAGAGTGAACCTGCCGAGGCCGAATCCTACCTGAATCCATCACAGCCATTGGTTTCTGATCCGACAACAGTTGAGAACGAGGCGCAGAATCAGAGGCCGGTGAAGAGGAAGGAGCGAGAGAAGAAG GGTAAAGGCTCGACAAAGAAGAGTAAAAGCTCCGGGAATGATAACTCTGAAGATGCTGAGAAGCTTCCTTACGTTCACGTTAGAGCTCGTCGTGGTCAAGCCACAGACAGCCATAGCCTGGCAGAGAGA GCAAGGAGAGAGAAGATAAATGCAAGGATGAAGCTTCTTCAAGAGCTGGTCCCAGGCTGCAACAAG ATTTCTGGTACAGCATTGGTACTGGATGAGATCATCAACCATGTACAGTCTCTACAACGCCAAGTGGAG GGTGGATCTTTAATTGACAGTAATTTCCCCAGCATGGTTATGCCTTTGATGTGGCCAGAAGTCCAGGTTAATGGCAACAGACAAAATTATCAACAACAATGGCAATTTGATACAGTTAACCAACCTGTTTGGGGAAGAGAAGAAGACGGCTATAACTTCATTACTCCAGAGAACTCCCTTTTGAGTTATGACTCCTCGGCCAATTCAG CCACTCTGCATTCAAATCCATTGAAAATGGAGCTGTGA
- the LOC110622715 gene encoding transcription factor bHLH48 isoform X1: MEIPTGPGVRSSPMVPQPDETGLDSVQFGEDIQHLISVPPENASSFTALLELPPNQAVELLHSPDSTLRARTVIDTHHHKPYLQPHFNGASLSFPTNSGLIERAARFSVFAGENLNNTSNNSAETSSVPSNSSANLEKVVKSEPAEAESYLNPSQPLVSDPTTVENEAQNQRPVKRKEREKKGKGSTKKSKSSGNDNSEDAEKLPYVHVRARRGQATDSHSLAERARREKINARMKLLQELVPGCNKISGTALVLDEIINHVQSLQRQVEFLSMRLAAVNPRIDFNLDSILAAEGGSLIDSNFPSMVMPLMWPEVQVNGNRQNYQQQWQFDTVNQPVWGREEDGYNFITPENSLLSYDSSANSATLHSNPLKMEL, encoded by the exons ATGGAGATACCCACCGGACCTGGAGTTAGATCCAGTCCCATGGTACCTCAACCTGACGAGACTGGTCTCGATTCTGTCCAATTCGGTGAAGATATCCAGCACTTAATCTCTGTGCCGCCGGAAAATGCCAGTTCCTTCACTGCCCTTCTCGAGTTGCCGCCTAATCAGGCTGTGGAGCTTCTACACTCGCCTGATTCGACTCTCAGGGCCCGAACCGTTATCGATACCCATCATCATAAACCGTATTTACAGCCGCACTTCAATGGTGCGAGTTTGTCGTTTCCTACTAACAGTGGTTTGATAGAGCGAGCTGCGAGATTCTCGGTGTTCGCCGGTGAGAATTTGAACAACACTAGTAATAATTCGGCGGAGACGAGCTCAGTGCCATCGAATTCCAGTGCGAATCTCGAGAAAGTCGTGAAGAGTGAACCTGCCGAGGCCGAATCCTACCTGAATCCATCACAGCCATTGGTTTCTGATCCGACAACAGTTGAGAACGAGGCGCAGAATCAGAGGCCGGTGAAGAGGAAGGAGCGAGAGAAGAAG GGTAAAGGCTCGACAAAGAAGAGTAAAAGCTCCGGGAATGATAACTCTGAAGATGCTGAGAAGCTTCCTTACGTTCACGTTAGAGCTCGTCGTGGTCAAGCCACAGACAGCCATAGCCTGGCAGAGAGA GCAAGGAGAGAGAAGATAAATGCAAGGATGAAGCTTCTTCAAGAGCTGGTCCCAGGCTGCAACAAG ATTTCTGGTACAGCATTGGTACTGGATGAGATCATCAACCATGTACAGTCTCTACAACGCCAAGTGGAG TTCTTATCAATGCGATTGGCAGCAGTTAACCCAAGAATTGATTTCAATCTTGACAGTATATTAGCTGCAGAA GGTGGATCTTTAATTGACAGTAATTTCCCCAGCATGGTTATGCCTTTGATGTGGCCAGAAGTCCAGGTTAATGGCAACAGACAAAATTATCAACAACAATGGCAATTTGATACAGTTAACCAACCTGTTTGGGGAAGAGAAGAAGACGGCTATAACTTCATTACTCCAGAGAACTCCCTTTTGAGTTATGACTCCTCGGCCAATTCAG CCACTCTGCATTCAAATCCATTGAAAATGGAGCTGTGA